One Bremerella sp. JC817 genomic window carries:
- a CDS encoding DUF1501 domain-containing protein — MLSRAACGFGSLALNWMLQRDASAAEGLGLLGAPHVSPKVRSVIFLYMDGGPSQVDTFDPKPMLKKYDGQPFPAETEPTQFNNLGGTLASPWKFQKHGQSGIEVSELFPHVAKHVDDLAVIRSMTSNFSEHTNANYFLHTGSGLQGRPSMGAWTTYGLGSENDNLPGFVVLNGGLIPPGGLDNFNSGFLPAAFQGSIFAASDPPVANIKSRDRSPAAQRSKLDLLDQMDQLTIDRVGRNDQIESAIANYELAYRMQSAVPELMDLRDETPQTLEEYGLNHSFDKTQTFGRLCLLSRRLVERGVRFVELTVPSVGHDRWDQHSNLKDGHEKNSLAVDQPIAALLADLKRRGMFDSTLVVWGGEFGRTPFAQGKNGRDHNPFGFTMWMAGGGVKGGTVYGQTDEFGYKVVENRVEIHDLHATILHLMGVDHKRLTFRFSGRDMRLTDVHGHIVHDILA, encoded by the coding sequence CTGCTGAGTCGCGCCGCGTGTGGCTTTGGTTCGCTCGCTTTGAACTGGATGCTGCAGCGCGATGCGTCTGCCGCTGAGGGGCTTGGCCTGTTGGGGGCTCCGCACGTTTCGCCGAAGGTACGAAGTGTCATCTTTCTGTATATGGATGGCGGGCCGTCCCAGGTCGATACCTTCGATCCGAAGCCAATGCTGAAGAAATACGACGGCCAGCCGTTCCCTGCGGAAACTGAGCCAACGCAGTTCAACAATTTGGGCGGAACGCTGGCGAGTCCCTGGAAGTTTCAGAAGCATGGTCAAAGCGGGATCGAAGTCAGCGAACTCTTCCCGCACGTTGCCAAGCACGTCGACGACCTGGCGGTGATTCGTTCGATGACGTCGAACTTCTCGGAGCATACCAACGCCAACTATTTTCTGCATACCGGCAGCGGGTTGCAGGGACGCCCCAGCATGGGCGCCTGGACGACCTATGGGCTGGGGAGCGAGAACGATAATCTGCCCGGCTTCGTGGTGCTGAACGGCGGCCTGATTCCGCCGGGCGGGCTCGATAACTTCAACAGCGGTTTTTTGCCGGCAGCGTTTCAAGGTTCGATCTTCGCCGCCAGCGATCCGCCGGTGGCCAACATCAAGTCGCGCGATCGTAGCCCTGCCGCGCAGCGCAGCAAGCTTGATTTGCTTGATCAAATGGACCAATTGACGATCGATCGGGTGGGACGTAACGACCAGATCGAATCGGCCATCGCCAACTACGAGCTGGCCTATCGCATGCAGTCCGCCGTGCCGGAACTGATGGACCTGCGAGACGAGACGCCGCAGACGTTGGAAGAGTATGGTCTGAATCATAGCTTCGATAAGACGCAAACGTTCGGGCGGCTCTGTTTGCTTTCCCGTCGCCTGGTCGAGCGGGGCGTGCGGTTTGTGGAACTGACGGTTCCCAGCGTTGGCCATGATCGCTGGGACCAGCATAGCAATCTGAAGGATGGCCACGAGAAGAATAGCCTGGCGGTCGATCAACCGATCGCTGCGTTACTGGCCGACCTGAAGCGTCGTGGCATGTTCGATTCGACGCTGGTCGTTTGGGGTGGTGAATTCGGCCGCACGCCTTTCGCCCAAGGAAAGAACGGTCGCGACCACAATCCATTTGGCTTCACCATGTGGATGGCAGGCGGCGGAGTAAAGGGAGGCACGGTGTACGGCCAGACCGACGAGTTCGGTTACAAGGTGGTCGAGAACCGAGTCGAGATCCATGACCTGCATGCCACGATCTTGCACCTGATGGGGGTCGATCACAAACGCCTGACGTTCCGCTTCAGCGGCCGTGACATGCGTCTGACCGACGTGCATGGGCACATCGTCCACGACATTCTGGCGTGA
- a CDS encoding glycosyltransferase, producing the protein MPTVRKRILIVTTELSMGGAERCVANLGCRLDPQRFEVQVVALAPPPEAPKDALVHQLADAEIPLTFLNCRSKWQLLSATGRLKQIIRQFQPDVVWSFLFHANIVSYLATRNMRLVRLQSLRVIEQGHWRRKLQSWTARGADCVLCVSEGVKAFAEQSLRLPAQKLVVIPNGIDLDVINPTSYAKPTDRPFRILAVGRLHEQKGFDWLIFRLAELLREKPEWELVILGEHGEGKVLAELLTQVESEELEDSVWLPGWQANLPEWFNQAEIFALSSRWEGMPNALIEAMAHGLPVMATDVEGVAELLPGPLSRQVVTHFHMREAEQLLRQLMEDAQLRQQLGQANRQQIETQFSLRQIVHLYESLLDTLLDTSRPER; encoded by the coding sequence ATGCCCACTGTCCGCAAGCGAATCCTGATCGTCACCACCGAGCTGAGTATGGGAGGCGCTGAACGCTGCGTTGCCAACCTTGGCTGCCGGCTCGATCCGCAGCGATTTGAAGTTCAGGTCGTCGCTCTCGCGCCCCCGCCCGAGGCCCCCAAAGACGCACTGGTTCACCAGCTGGCCGATGCCGAGATTCCTCTGACATTTCTCAACTGTCGCAGCAAATGGCAATTGCTTTCAGCGACAGGCCGATTGAAGCAAATCATCCGCCAGTTTCAGCCCGATGTCGTTTGGAGCTTTCTGTTTCATGCGAACATCGTTTCGTACCTTGCCACCCGCAACATGCGACTGGTCCGCCTTCAATCGCTGCGTGTGATCGAGCAAGGCCATTGGCGTCGAAAGCTTCAATCGTGGACGGCCCGCGGAGCAGATTGCGTGCTCTGCGTGAGCGAAGGGGTCAAAGCGTTCGCCGAACAATCGCTGCGGTTGCCGGCCCAGAAACTGGTGGTGATTCCCAACGGGATCGATCTCGACGTGATCAACCCCACCAGCTACGCCAAGCCGACCGATCGACCGTTTCGCATCCTCGCAGTGGGCCGGCTGCACGAGCAAAAAGGGTTCGACTGGCTGATCTTTCGCCTTGCCGAACTGCTGCGCGAGAAGCCGGAGTGGGAACTGGTGATCCTCGGAGAACACGGGGAAGGCAAGGTATTGGCGGAACTGCTCACGCAAGTTGAATCGGAAGAGCTCGAAGACTCGGTCTGGCTGCCAGGCTGGCAAGCGAACCTGCCCGAGTGGTTCAATCAGGCCGAAATCTTCGCCCTCAGTTCCCGCTGGGAAGGGATGCCCAACGCCTTGATCGAAGCGATGGCCCACGGCCTGCCGGTGATGGCCACCGATGTCGAAGGGGTCGCGGAACTGCTGCCCGGGCCGCTTTCCCGCCAGGTGGTCACCCACTTTCACATGCGAGAAGCCGAACAACTGCTACGGCAGCTGATGGAAGACGCCCAGCTCCGCCAGCAACTGGGTCAGGCCAACCGTCAGCAGATCGAGACGCAGTTCTCTCTTCGCCAGATCGTCCATCTTTACGAGTCGCTCCTGGATACCCTGCTCGACACTTCACGCCCCGAACGCTAG
- a CDS encoding linear amide C-N hydrolase has protein sequence MTTIQYMHVILSAIMMIVLTTPTIFACSRILWNNNGVGVFSSRTMDWPESTEPTILVFPSGIERDGGILAGTTVFQENPAKWTSKYGSIITSVYGIGTIDGMNEKGLGVHGLYLTATDYGKRDASKAGVHAGLWAQYILDNAQNVEEALALNEQIQVIMVEAHGREASIHLALEDASGDSAIIEYIDGKPVVHHGRQYQVMTNDPSYDQQLEMLSKLDFSKPSSDLPLPGNVNPRDRFQRASYYVKLLPKPKDSVEAVADVMAIARNVSVPFGAPYKNFGVYNTEYRTVMDLTNQRYFFELTTSPNVLWFDVKALDFSPGAAVLQLDPYKNKLAISGNATDAFEKLEKAPF, from the coding sequence ATGACAACCATCCAATATATGCATGTTATCTTGTCGGCGATCATGATGATCGTCCTGACGACCCCCACGATCTTCGCTTGCTCGCGGATCTTGTGGAATAACAACGGCGTGGGTGTCTTCAGCTCGCGCACGATGGACTGGCCCGAATCGACTGAGCCAACGATCCTGGTCTTTCCGAGTGGCATCGAACGCGACGGCGGCATTTTGGCCGGAACGACCGTGTTCCAAGAAAACCCAGCCAAGTGGACCTCGAAGTACGGCAGCATCATCACCAGCGTCTATGGCATTGGCACCATCGATGGCATGAACGAAAAAGGGCTTGGTGTTCATGGGCTATACCTCACGGCGACCGACTACGGCAAACGTGATGCCTCGAAGGCTGGCGTGCACGCAGGCCTGTGGGCTCAGTACATTCTGGACAACGCCCAGAACGTCGAAGAAGCGTTGGCACTGAACGAACAAATCCAAGTCATCATGGTCGAGGCTCACGGCCGCGAAGCTTCCATTCACCTGGCCTTGGAAGACGCCAGTGGCGACTCGGCCATCATCGAATACATCGATGGCAAGCCGGTTGTGCACCATGGCCGTCAGTACCAGGTCATGACCAACGACCCAAGCTACGACCAGCAGCTCGAGATGTTGTCGAAGCTCGACTTCTCAAAGCCTAGCAGCGACTTGCCCCTGCCTGGCAACGTAAACCCGCGCGACCGCTTCCAGCGTGCTTCGTACTACGTGAAGCTGTTGCCGAAACCGAAAGATAGTGTCGAAGCGGTGGCCGACGTGATGGCAATTGCTCGCAATGTTTCGGTTCCATTTGGTGCCCCTTACAAGAACTTCGGTGTCTACAATACCGAGTATCGCACGGTGATGGACCTGACCAACCAGCGTTACTTCTTCGAGCTGACGACCAGCCCGAACGTGCTTTGGTTCGACGTGAAGGCCCTCGACTTCTCGCCAGGTGCCGCGGTCCTGCAGCTGGATCCTTACAAGAACAAACTGGCCATCAGCGGCAACGCAACCGACGCCTTCGAGAAGCTCGAAAAGGCTCCGTTCTAA
- a CDS encoding cysteine desulfurase family protein: protein MPIYFDNHATTAVDPRVLEAMLPTFTQVFGNPSSVGHLFGEDAKQLVESCQQSLATLLNAEPSEIVFTSGATESNNLAIAGVLTQRRRRGDHVVTVTTEHKAVLDPIEHFEHQGFEVSRLAPRQKGDPWAGYLDPQQVEDAIRPDTGLVSIMLANNEIGVIHPLAEIGAICKQAGVLLHCDATQAVGKIPIDVQKLGVDLMSFSAHKVYGPKGIGALYVRKSGPRVRLQPSILGGGQQRGIRSGTLNVPGIVGLTEAVRLAVAEMSEETARLTALRQQLWQGLQQRIEGLHLNGPELDRPGVRLAGNLNFAVEKVDGEALMMNVREIAVSSGSACTSANPQPSHVLRALGLSEDLTRSSLRFGLGRFNSVSEVEFAVDVVSNAVDKLRKLIV, encoded by the coding sequence ATGCCCATCTATTTCGACAACCATGCCACGACGGCTGTCGATCCGCGCGTGCTGGAAGCGATGCTCCCGACCTTTACGCAGGTCTTCGGCAATCCTTCCAGCGTCGGGCATTTGTTCGGGGAAGATGCGAAGCAGTTGGTCGAATCTTGCCAGCAATCGCTCGCCACCCTTCTGAATGCCGAGCCTAGCGAAATCGTCTTCACCAGCGGGGCGACCGAGAGCAACAACCTCGCCATCGCAGGCGTGCTGACACAGCGTCGCCGTCGCGGTGACCATGTCGTGACGGTCACGACCGAGCACAAAGCGGTGCTCGATCCGATCGAACATTTCGAGCATCAAGGCTTTGAAGTCTCGCGGTTGGCTCCACGGCAAAAGGGGGACCCTTGGGCCGGCTATCTCGATCCACAGCAAGTCGAAGATGCTATCCGGCCTGATACCGGTCTGGTTTCGATCATGCTGGCCAACAACGAGATTGGCGTGATCCATCCTTTGGCCGAAATCGGAGCGATCTGCAAACAGGCCGGCGTGCTGCTCCACTGCGATGCCACGCAAGCTGTCGGCAAGATTCCGATCGATGTCCAGAAGTTGGGCGTCGACCTGATGAGTTTCTCGGCCCATAAAGTCTATGGACCGAAAGGTATCGGGGCGTTGTACGTCCGTAAGTCAGGACCCCGTGTGCGGCTCCAGCCGTCGATCCTGGGTGGTGGCCAACAGAGAGGCATCCGCAGCGGCACACTCAATGTGCCAGGCATTGTTGGCTTGACCGAAGCGGTTCGGTTGGCGGTCGCAGAAATGAGCGAAGAGACCGCTCGTCTGACGGCATTGCGACAGCAGTTGTGGCAGGGACTTCAGCAGCGGATCGAAGGTTTGCACCTCAATGGGCCCGAACTCGATCGCCCGGGAGTCCGCCTGGCGGGCAATCTCAACTTCGCGGTCGAAAAGGTCGACGGCGAGGCGTTGATGATGAATGTCCGCGAGATTGCCGTCTCGAGCGGTTCGGCTTGCACCTCGGCGAATCCCCAGCCCAGCCATGTCCTACGGGCTCTGGGGCTGTCCGAGGATTTGACCCGCAGCAGCCTGAGATTTGGCCTGGGAAGGTTCAATTCCGTCTCGGAAGTCGAATTTGCCGTTGACGTTGTGTCGAATGCGGTAGATAAACTTCGCAAGCTGATCGTTTGA
- the cbiE gene encoding precorrin-6y C5,15-methyltransferase (decarboxylating) subunit CbiE, with protein sequence MTTSPKIYIVGIGDDGFEGLTSQSTRILGDAQAIIGNPQVLGHVEKVSAEKVPVSGDLGEIVEALEKYQDRNVVLLTSGDPLFYGVSKYLCDKLGKDRFHVIPHVSSMQLAFARIKESWDDAHLANLANQPLESVVAAARISEAIGLFTTEAIPPAEVAKTLLGHNLDYFHAYICENLGSPNECVTQGDLKEISEQTFGPLNVMILVRKPDVPDRPMSLVGKRKFGNPDDVFRQSKPKRGLLTPMEVRCIALSLLDLGESSVMWDIGAGSGSVSIEAGMIAEKGSIYAIEMDAEDHGLIRTNIDAFGVTNVQAILGKAPDAWADLPDPDCVFIGGTGRQVRGICEQAITRMKPGGRIVCNLSSIENLADVHQLFDQQMDQAKVTMVNISHATYQLERHRFEASNPTFLVSAKKPLKK encoded by the coding sequence GTGACTACGTCTCCCAAAATTTATATTGTTGGCATTGGTGATGACGGTTTCGAGGGGCTGACCAGCCAATCGACACGGATCCTGGGCGATGCTCAGGCGATCATCGGCAATCCGCAGGTCCTTGGTCACGTTGAAAAAGTCTCTGCCGAGAAGGTGCCGGTCAGCGGCGACCTGGGCGAGATCGTCGAAGCCCTGGAAAAGTACCAGGATCGCAACGTCGTTCTTCTGACCAGTGGCGACCCATTGTTCTACGGGGTGTCGAAGTATCTTTGCGATAAGCTCGGAAAAGATCGCTTCCATGTGATCCCGCACGTCAGCAGCATGCAGTTGGCGTTTGCTCGAATCAAAGAGAGCTGGGACGACGCTCACCTGGCGAACCTCGCCAATCAGCCGCTCGAATCGGTTGTGGCCGCCGCGCGCATCTCGGAAGCGATTGGCTTGTTCACAACCGAAGCGATTCCGCCAGCCGAAGTCGCGAAGACTTTGCTCGGGCACAATCTCGATTACTTTCATGCCTACATCTGCGAGAACCTTGGTTCGCCCAACGAATGCGTGACCCAGGGCGATTTGAAAGAGATTAGCGAGCAGACTTTTGGTCCATTGAACGTGATGATTCTCGTTCGCAAGCCAGACGTGCCCGATCGTCCGATGTCGCTGGTTGGCAAGCGTAAGTTCGGCAACCCGGACGATGTCTTCCGTCAGTCGAAGCCGAAACGTGGCTTGCTGACGCCAATGGAAGTCCGCTGTATTGCATTGTCATTGCTGGACCTGGGCGAATCGAGTGTCATGTGGGATATCGGTGCTGGTAGCGGCAGCGTTTCGATCGAAGCAGGCATGATCGCCGAAAAAGGAAGTATCTACGCGATTGAAATGGATGCGGAAGATCACGGCCTGATCCGCACCAATATCGACGCTTTCGGTGTTACCAACGTGCAGGCCATCCTGGGGAAGGCTCCCGACGCGTGGGCCGACCTGCCGGATCCTGACTGCGTCTTCATTGGCGGAACTGGGCGTCAGGTGCGAGGCATCTGTGAACAAGCCATTACCCGTATGAAGCCCGGCGGACGCATCGTCTGCAATCTCAGCAGTATCGAAAACCTGGCCGACGTGCATCAGCTATTTGACCAGCAGATGGATCAGGCCAAGGTGACGATGGTGAATATCTCGCACGCGACCTATCAGCTGGAACGCCACCGTTTCGAGGCCTCCAATCCGACCTTCCTGGTGAGTGCCAAGAAGCCGCTGAAGAAGTAA
- a CDS encoding phosphoglycerate dehydrogenase — MPTACVTAPHYHQPKHDYYDILTRAGFEVRFIDPKQHDLSDADTLLAQLDGAEVTMCSMEPYTPEVMSRSNLRVICRFGVGFDAIDVSGATAENIVVCRTTGVLQHSVAEQTLALLFGVMRDVVRRDRAVREGKWSQPPLPRLHGKTIGLLGLGSTGRCVADKALGLGMKVIAYSPSGRPSPGVEMVSLEQLWRDSDVLSIHAPLIPETRNIVNADTLAKMKPGSVLINTGRGGHVDEAALVEALKSGHLLGAGLDVFQEEPTPADNPLLKLDNVVAAPHIAGGDHEALYDIPVLAAQNVVDLYEGRWPAENIVNAEVRPTWKW, encoded by the coding sequence ATGCCCACCGCCTGCGTAACTGCTCCGCACTATCACCAACCGAAGCACGACTACTACGACATTCTGACCCGCGCGGGGTTCGAGGTACGCTTCATCGATCCGAAACAGCACGACCTAAGCGACGCCGATACGCTTTTAGCCCAGCTGGACGGGGCCGAAGTCACCATGTGCAGCATGGAACCGTACACGCCAGAGGTAATGTCCCGTTCGAACCTGCGTGTTATCTGCCGATTTGGTGTCGGATTCGATGCCATCGATGTATCAGGGGCCACAGCGGAAAACATCGTCGTCTGTCGCACGACCGGGGTGCTTCAGCATTCGGTGGCCGAGCAAACACTTGCCCTCCTTTTCGGGGTGATGCGCGACGTGGTCCGCCGGGACCGAGCCGTCAGGGAAGGAAAATGGAGTCAGCCTCCCCTTCCCCGCCTGCATGGAAAAACGATTGGCCTGCTGGGCCTCGGATCGACCGGCCGCTGTGTTGCTGACAAAGCACTGGGGCTCGGCATGAAGGTGATCGCCTATTCCCCATCGGGACGCCCCTCTCCCGGCGTCGAAATGGTTTCGCTCGAACAGCTCTGGCGTGATTCGGATGTGCTGAGCATCCATGCTCCGCTGATCCCTGAGACGCGGAATATCGTCAACGCTGACACTTTGGCGAAGATGAAACCAGGTTCCGTGCTGATCAACACGGGTCGTGGTGGTCATGTCGACGAAGCTGCCCTGGTCGAGGCCCTCAAGTCCGGCCATTTGCTGGGTGCCGGGCTCGATGTCTTTCAGGAAGAACCAACGCCGGCGGATAACCCGCTGTTGAAACTCGACAACGTCGTGGCGGCGCCGCACATCGCTGGGGGCGATCACGAAGCTCTCTACGATATCCCTGTGCTGGCCGCACAGAATGTTGTCGATCTGTACGAAGGGCGCTGGCCGGCCGAGAATATCGTCAATGCCGAGGTACGGCCAACCTGGAAGTGGTAA
- a CDS encoding phosphoesterase yields the protein MSIAEVEQVLVVPTEKFHEIGQFQGFSDQVEHYLDQLLTPEQMSFRPRDIMEKSPEFKQLIPYVIFEYVDDQGSKHVFQYVRGKGQGESRLHSKRSIGIGGHVSSEDAPSDSHDPFQEGMRRELAEEVTFNAPHEMVCAGLINDDESEVGRVHLGVVYLCKIERPEVLPNEEDILDAGFRPVNDMLTKLEEFETWSSICLQAIYGK from the coding sequence ATGAGCATCGCAGAAGTCGAACAGGTACTCGTGGTTCCCACGGAAAAGTTCCACGAGATCGGTCAGTTCCAGGGATTCAGCGACCAGGTCGAACACTACCTCGACCAGCTTTTGACGCCAGAGCAGATGAGCTTTCGTCCTCGCGACATCATGGAGAAGTCGCCGGAATTCAAGCAGCTCATTCCTTACGTGATCTTCGAGTACGTCGACGATCAGGGCTCCAAGCATGTCTTTCAGTACGTGCGTGGTAAGGGCCAAGGCGAATCGCGTCTGCATAGCAAACGCAGCATTGGCATCGGCGGTCACGTTTCGTCGGAAGACGCACCCAGCGATTCGCACGATCCGTTTCAGGAAGGCATGCGTCGCGAACTGGCCGAAGAAGTCACCTTCAACGCGCCACACGAAATGGTCTGTGCCGGCCTGATCAACGACGACGAAAGCGAAGTCGGACGTGTCCACCTGGGTGTGGTCTATCTTTGCAAAATCGAGCGTCCGGAAGTTCTGCCGAACGAAGAAGACATCCTCGATGCCGGATTTCGCCCCGTGAACGACATGCTGACGAAGCTCGAAGAATTCGAGACCTGGTCGAGCATTTGCCTGCAAGCGATTTACGGCAAGTAA
- the queA gene encoding tRNA preQ1(34) S-adenosylmethionine ribosyltransferase-isomerase QueA, which translates to MTSIDQYDYHLPSDLIAQQPLEKRTDARLLVVNRQTQEITHQHVRDLPDLLGAGDCLVLNNTKVVPARLMGRRVTTGGRWQGLFVETDANGNWLVLAKTRGKIQPGEKVVLENREAREDVELELLANLGGGQWAVKPLSEESPFDLLERVGRVPLPHYIRGGEMMPDDWKDYQTVFAESPGAVAAPTAGLHFTHELLNKMSAKGVDRQFVTLHVGMGTFRPIGVDNIDQHEMHFEFGEINQETVDHLAKVKADGGRVVSVGTTATRVLETAASEGQLQPWSGKTNLFIRPPYEFKAVDVLLTNFHLPKSTLLILVRTFGGDQLIRQAYREAIREEYRFYSYGDAMLIL; encoded by the coding sequence ATGACCAGTATCGACCAGTACGACTACCATCTTCCTTCCGATTTAATTGCGCAGCAACCTTTGGAGAAAAGGACCGACGCGCGATTACTGGTCGTCAATCGCCAGACTCAGGAAATCACGCATCAGCATGTCCGCGACTTGCCAGATCTGCTGGGGGCGGGCGATTGCCTGGTTTTGAACAACACCAAGGTAGTTCCGGCCCGTCTGATGGGGCGACGCGTGACCACAGGTGGTCGTTGGCAGGGGCTGTTCGTCGAGACCGATGCCAACGGCAATTGGCTTGTTCTGGCGAAAACTCGCGGCAAAATCCAACCGGGCGAGAAAGTCGTGCTTGAAAATCGCGAGGCCCGCGAAGATGTCGAGCTGGAACTTCTGGCCAACCTGGGTGGCGGCCAATGGGCCGTGAAACCGCTGAGCGAAGAGTCGCCGTTCGACTTGCTCGAACGAGTCGGACGCGTGCCGCTGCCGCACTATATTCGCGGTGGTGAAATGATGCCGGACGACTGGAAGGACTATCAAACGGTCTTCGCCGAATCGCCTGGGGCCGTAGCGGCTCCGACGGCAGGGCTCCATTTCACGCACGAACTGCTGAACAAGATGTCCGCCAAGGGGGTCGATCGGCAGTTTGTCACGCTGCACGTCGGAATGGGGACGTTCCGCCCGATCGGTGTCGACAACATCGATCAGCACGAGATGCACTTTGAATTCGGCGAAATCAACCAGGAAACGGTCGATCACCTGGCGAAGGTCAAAGCCGATGGCGGCCGGGTCGTTTCCGTGGGAACGACCGCGACTCGCGTGCTTGAAACGGCGGCCTCCGAAGGTCAACTTCAGCCCTGGAGTGGCAAGACGAACCTGTTTATTCGACCACCTTACGAGTTCAAAGCGGTCGACGTTTTGCTGACCAACTTCCACCTGCCGAAGTCGACCTTGTTGATCCTGGTTCGCACTTTTGGGGGTGATCAGCTCATTCGCCAGGCGTACCGCGAAGCGATCCGAGAAGAGTATCGCTTTTACAGCTACGGCGACGCGATGCTGATCCTCTAA
- a CDS encoding iron-sulfur cluster assembly accessory protein, which translates to MAVVITEKAADEVKRILEDQKHENDTKLRIGITAGGCSGFSYSLTLTQDFDTDKDTKYDFHGVEVVVDKKHALYLDGTTVDFYDGIDRRGFSFNNPNATRSCGCGQSFQA; encoded by the coding sequence ATGGCAGTCGTCATCACCGAAAAAGCGGCCGACGAAGTCAAGCGAATCCTGGAAGACCAGAAGCACGAAAACGACACCAAGCTGCGTATCGGCATCACCGCCGGCGGTTGCAGCGGTTTCTCGTACAGCTTGACGCTGACGCAGGACTTCGACACGGACAAAGACACCAAGTACGATTTCCACGGCGTGGAAGTTGTGGTCGACAAGAAGCATGCCCTCTACCTGGATGGCACTACGGTCGACTTCTACGACGGTATCGATCGCCGCGGATTCTCGTTCAACAATCCGAACGCGACCCGAAGCTGCGGTTGTGGTCAATCGTTCCAGGCCTAG
- the rsmH gene encoding 16S rRNA (cytosine(1402)-N(4))-methyltransferase RsmH: MAAPTIHVPVLPAEVLQWLDPQPGKILVDGTLGGGGHTRMMAEKVDPEGFVVAVDRDVIPLQRAEETLSGLPVKIAHANFVEIPKILDSLEIDQVDGILLDLGLSSDQLADDGRGFSFDSDGPLDLRFDMRDKKTAADLVNHLKEKDLADLIYQNGEERLSRRIAKKICHIRKETPFETAKQLADVVTSCYPPVAGSGRGRIHPATRTFQALRIAVNRELSSLETALETLPDRLKPGGRLAIISFHSLEDRPVKQAFLDDPRLSRLTKKPIVATEEEIARNPRSRTAKLRVAERV, translated from the coding sequence ATGGCCGCACCGACCATTCACGTCCCTGTACTGCCGGCGGAAGTCCTCCAGTGGCTCGATCCTCAACCAGGAAAAATCCTGGTCGATGGCACCCTCGGCGGCGGCGGCCATACCCGCATGATGGCTGAGAAAGTCGACCCAGAAGGCTTCGTCGTGGCGGTCGATCGCGATGTGATCCCGCTGCAGCGAGCCGAGGAAACGCTGTCAGGCCTGCCGGTGAAGATTGCTCACGCGAACTTCGTCGAAATCCCGAAGATTCTCGATTCGCTCGAGATCGATCAGGTCGATGGCATACTTCTCGATCTGGGCCTATCAAGCGATCAGTTGGCCGACGACGGCCGTGGCTTCAGTTTCGACAGCGACGGCCCGCTCGACTTGCGTTTCGACATGCGAGACAAGAAAACGGCCGCCGATCTGGTGAATCATCTGAAAGAGAAGGATCTGGCCGACCTGATTTATCAGAACGGCGAAGAACGGCTCAGCCGCCGCATCGCCAAGAAGATTTGCCATATCCGCAAAGAAACGCCGTTCGAGACCGCCAAGCAACTGGCGGACGTCGTGACGAGTTGTTATCCGCCGGTGGCTGGCTCTGGCCGAGGCCGCATCCATCCCGCCACGCGAACGTTTCAGGCGCTGCGCATCGCGGTTAATCGCGAGCTTTCCTCTCTGGAAACGGCGTTGGAGACATTGCCCGACCGTCTGAAGCCAGGCGGCCGATTGGCGATCATCAGCTTCCATTCGCTGGAAGACCGCCCGGTGAAACAGGCCTTCCTCGACGATCCTCGCTTAAGCCGCCTGACAAAGAAGCCAATTGTCGCGACCGAGGAAGAGATTGCCCGCAATCCTCGTAGCCGCACCGCCAAGCTCCGCGTCGCCGAGCGTGTCTAG